The Cryptomeria japonica chromosome 9, Sugi_1.0, whole genome shotgun sequence DNA segment gtgacagagaatggttcggtagcattagcagggtgaatgcacactttctattttggagaggaaaaggcgtgaaacattgtaagtttttggaggaacccaaaaatatacagtacagaattgagtttaacaggctttggggggttccagatgacacaaatatttcaatgcctactactttgtctgctagggcatcacttcacgacagccggaatgtgccagtgccacatacttatcatgcttcgcaggcgggaggaatgatgtttggatctccatctacttccacttctactgTTGCCAGGACTGGGAAACGTAAGTTGcatacaccacagagcaaccccattgctgatatgtataatgtgcagctgagagatgagatagatgaatccattggcaatttcttctttgccaatggcattccatttcatgtttcacggtctccttattataggaagatgatagatatggtggccaagggaggaccatcttatgtgccaccaggggagacgaaaatgaggacctcgatcttggataaaagctattccaagatcaatattttgatggagaagatgaaggcatgttgggtggcattggggtgcagcatagttatggatgggtggacgaacattagccatcgtccactcatcaacatcatggtcacatgtgcagagggcccatacttccttagagcagttgattgtacagggcatcgtaaagatgctgatttccagtttcaggtcctcagggaggctattgaggaggttgggccacaaaatgtggtccaagtagtgacagatgcagcatatgtgtgtagagcagcagggagactcgttgaggcagcctatagacacatttggtggaccccatgttgtgtgcatgccatgaacaatgcactcaaggacatggggaagattgactggattagaggagtggtcaccgatgcgagagatgtgcagatgtttatctgcaaccaccacatttcacatgcactattcaggaccttcgcgaagaaggagttcttgaaaccagttgagactagatatgcatcctatttcattctcttggagagaatgattgagttgcaagaggcattgcaactcatggttatgactaatgagtggaataggtgggctgaggccaagacagagcaggggagaagggtgaaggagatagtgaagagtgatgtgttttggactgatacgaaatacattgtctccatcatt contains these protein-coding regions:
- the LOC131858028 gene encoding uncharacterized protein LOC131858028 — protein: MSSQGTSQDNMEIHSHSENDSEYEPENEGGDHGADPGAQSSSMASAAASTGCPSELLAPYARGHFDPKSPLKQFASQISVQGTASHSSGGTRKWKCNICDREWFGSISRVNAHFLFWRGKGVKHCKFLEEPKNIQYRIEFNRLWGVPDDTNISMPTTLSARASLHDSRNVPVPHTYHASQAGGMMFGSPSTSTSTVARTGKRKLHTPQSNPIADMYNVQLRDEIDESIGNFFFANGIPFHVSRSPYYRKMIDMVAKGGPSYVPPGETKMRTSILDKSYSKINILMEKMKACWVALGCSIVMDGWTNISHRPLINIMVTCAEGPYFLRAVDCTGHRKDADFQFQVLREAIEEVGPQNVVQVVTDAAYVCRAAGRLVEAAYRHIWWTPCCVHAMNNALKDMGKIDWIRGVVTDARDVQMFICNHHISHALFRTFAKKEFLKPVETRYASYFILLERMIELQEALQLMVMTNEWNRWAEAKTEQGRRVKEIVKSDVFWTDTKYIVSIISPVFQVIRYGDGDAPNLGEVYECIDSMLGQMRAAVRVKDPSLAFYNEQIRPIIQSRWDKLNTPLHMAAFALNPKWYKARPGRTTPIEDDEVKAGFFRCIEKMFDSRDAGTIRTEWGRFATLRGYSDAAKMDIDIMAQEDPLLWWKCHGPKSLTTTLAIRLLSQVSSSSAAERNWSTYSFIHSLKRNRLTSKRAEKLVAVHSALRLIDRKTLMYKESPAARWDVEPEEPSQIDEDDPTTSDAGLVGVSLRDLDPQESSSSSEEEFADD